The following are encoded in a window of Candidatus Bathyarchaeum sp. genomic DNA:
- a CDS encoding GNAT family N-acetyltransferase, protein MVTINLDNIFNPESIAVVGASDKKGSVGYSLMVNLTQKGYEGKVYPINIKKDEILGVKAYKSVGEIPEKVDLAIIATPAKTVPSIVEECGKAGIIGLIIVSAGFKEIGPKGKELENQIAEMKKKYGLRIIGPNCLGIIRPSGKLNATFSSKIPKPGNIAVISQSGALGSAMLDWAINENIGFSNFVSIGSMLDVDFGDLIDYFGNDPKTKSILMYIEGITQARKFMSAARHFARTKPIIVVKAGKFSESAKAVASHTGALTGSDMTYDAALRRAGIVRVEDIGDLFNCAEVLGVQPLPKGPRLAIITNAGGPGVMTADSVIAEGGKLAKLDPKTIDQLNKVLPPFWSRGNPIDILGDAQTDRYEAVLNSCIKDENIDGMLIIYTPQGVADPAKIAKNIAQIVKKKGSNKPVLTSFMGHEEVETANKILNQNNIPTYSTPEQAVKTYMYMYQYSRNLEMLYQTPEELPVDSVPPRRPINVIIKEAAKQNRDILTETEAKQLLENYRIPIVKTVIARNENEAINAASNIGYPVVMKILSPQIVHKSDIEGVILDINSREELVDSYRKLMQRAKEKVPDAVIQGVTVQPMISRIGYEVILGAQTDSLFGPVVLFGMGGVGVEIFKDVTIGLPPLNQNLASRMIEETKVYNMLKGFRNMPPANLKLLEETIVRFSQMLIDFPQIKEVDINPLFVNEKDVIALDARIVIDKEKVFKKVEPHAHLVISPYPKKYETVWNMRDGKQVLLRPIKPEDEPLWLEMFKSFSEEAVRYRFFNIIKDTPHEVRVRYCNIDYDREIGIVAELQNGKRQFLGVVRLITEPDGKNAEIAFIVSDKWQNLGLGSKMVDYIIEISKDMGLDMIYAEMLKDNYRAIRLLKKMGFTIQYDADVVKASLNLKEELH, encoded by the coding sequence ATGGTTACTATAAACCTCGACAATATCTTTAACCCCGAAAGCATCGCCGTAGTCGGAGCAAGCGACAAGAAGGGCTCTGTTGGATACTCTTTGATGGTTAACCTTACCCAAAAAGGCTATGAAGGCAAAGTATATCCAATTAACATCAAAAAAGACGAAATTCTTGGAGTTAAAGCATACAAAAGTGTGGGAGAAATCCCAGAAAAAGTTGACTTAGCAATAATTGCAACCCCAGCCAAAACCGTTCCCTCAATAGTAGAGGAATGCGGCAAAGCAGGAATTATTGGATTAATCATAGTTTCAGCGGGTTTCAAAGAAATCGGACCAAAAGGCAAAGAGCTGGAAAATCAAATTGCCGAAATGAAGAAAAAATATGGTCTTCGAATTATTGGTCCAAACTGTCTTGGAATTATTCGTCCAAGCGGCAAACTTAACGCTACTTTTTCATCTAAAATCCCCAAACCCGGAAATATCGCAGTAATTTCTCAAAGTGGAGCATTAGGCTCAGCAATGTTGGACTGGGCAATTAACGAAAACATTGGATTTAGTAACTTCGTTTCAATCGGCTCCATGCTAGATGTGGACTTTGGAGATTTAATCGATTATTTTGGAAATGACCCCAAAACCAAAAGTATACTCATGTACATCGAAGGCATCACCCAAGCCCGAAAATTCATGAGTGCAGCAAGGCACTTTGCCCGAACAAAACCCATCATTGTAGTTAAAGCAGGAAAATTCAGCGAAAGCGCAAAAGCCGTAGCATCCCACACAGGCGCCTTAACAGGCTCAGACATGACCTACGACGCAGCCCTTAGGCGCGCAGGAATTGTTCGCGTAGAAGACATCGGTGATTTGTTCAACTGTGCAGAGGTTTTAGGCGTTCAACCCTTACCTAAAGGACCACGACTAGCCATAATTACTAATGCTGGAGGTCCAGGAGTTATGACTGCAGACTCAGTAATAGCAGAAGGCGGAAAACTAGCAAAACTAGATCCAAAAACTATTGATCAACTTAACAAAGTTTTGCCTCCATTCTGGAGCAGGGGCAACCCAATCGATATTTTAGGAGATGCCCAAACAGACAGGTATGAAGCAGTTCTGAATTCGTGTATAAAAGATGAAAACATTGATGGAATGCTAATTATTTACACGCCTCAAGGCGTAGCTGATCCAGCAAAAATTGCTAAGAATATTGCACAAATTGTAAAGAAGAAAGGCAGTAACAAACCTGTTTTGACTTCTTTTATGGGCCATGAAGAGGTAGAAACAGCAAACAAGATTCTTAACCAAAACAACATTCCAACATATTCCACACCTGAACAAGCTGTAAAGACTTACATGTACATGTATCAATATAGTCGAAACTTAGAGATGCTCTACCAAACACCCGAAGAGTTGCCAGTAGACAGTGTTCCCCCCAGACGACCAATAAATGTAATCATCAAAGAAGCTGCAAAACAGAATCGTGACATTCTAACCGAAACTGAGGCAAAACAATTACTCGAAAACTATCGCATACCCATCGTGAAAACTGTAATTGCCAGAAACGAAAACGAGGCAATTAACGCGGCATCAAACATTGGTTATCCTGTGGTCATGAAGATTCTGTCGCCCCAGATTGTTCATAAGTCAGACATTGAAGGCGTTATACTGGACATTAACTCAAGAGAAGAGCTTGTTGATTCTTACCGTAAACTAATGCAAAGAGCCAAAGAAAAAGTTCCAGATGCAGTAATTCAAGGCGTAACTGTTCAACCAATGATTAGCAGAATTGGTTATGAGGTTATTCTTGGAGCTCAAACTGATTCTTTGTTTGGTCCAGTAGTCTTATTTGGAATGGGTGGAGTTGGCGTTGAAATCTTTAAAGATGTTACCATTGGTCTTCCTCCGCTGAACCAAAACTTAGCAAGTAGAATGATAGAAGAAACAAAGGTATACAATATGCTCAAAGGTTTCCGTAACATGCCTCCTGCAAACCTCAAACTTTTGGAAGAAACTATTGTTCGATTCTCTCAAATGCTCATTGATTTCCCGCAGATTAAAGAAGTAGACATCAATCCATTGTTTGTTAACGAAAAAGATGTGATTGCGTTAGACGCTCGAATAGTAATTGACAAAGAAAAAGTGTTCAAGAAAGTTGAACCTCATGCACATTTGGTAATTAGTCCATACCCCAAAAAGTATGAAACAGTTTGGAACATGCGAGACGGCAAACAAGTTTTGTTGCGACCAATCAAACCTGAAGATGAGCCACTGTGGTTAGAGATGTTCAAGAGTTTCTCAGAGGAAGCTGTACGTTATAGGTTCTTTAACATAATCAAAGACACCCCCCACGAAGTTCGAGTCAGATACTGTAACATCGACTACGACCGAGAAATCGGAATAGTTGCAGAACTTCAAAACGGCAAACGACAATTCTTAGGAGTAGTACGACTCATAACCGAACCCGATGGCAAAAACGCAGAAATTGCATTCATCGTTTCAGACAAATGGCAAAACCTTGGTCTTGGCTCCAAGATGGTGGATTACATCATTGAAATCAGCAAAGACATGGGACTAGACATGATTTACGCCGAGATGCTAAAAGACAACTACCGTGCAATTCGACTGTTAAAGAAGATGGGGTTTACTATTCAATACGACGCGGACGTCGTAAAGGCTTCCCTCAACCTGAAGGAAGAATTACATTAG
- the thsB gene encoding thermosome subunit beta yields the protein MAYLTTQGGQPVLILKEGTSRKRGKEAQSNNITAAKVIAEVLRTTLGPRGMDKMLIDGLGDITITNDGASILDEIDVQHPAAKMMVEIAKTQDDMVGDGTTTSVILAGELLRKAEELLAQNIHPTVIVRGYRKAVDEAVKVLGNLAINVSIDDRETLKKVSLTSMGSKAVGDASSHLSDITIDAVKMIAEKRGDKTIADIDNIQRVKKVGKSLFDTQLIKGIVIDKEIVHAGMPKRVENAKIALVNSPIEVEKTEFSSEIRISDPTQMQAFLDKETLMIKEMVAKVKASGATVLFCQKGIDDMAQHFLAKQGIMAARRVKQSDMEKLSRATGGKITNKLDDLTKKDLGEAGLVEERKVGDDKMIFVEQCKEPRSVAILIRAGLERMVDEADRAMNDALCVVADVVQDKSIVAGGGATEAEIAKALRAFATKVGGREQLAIEAFAESLEIVPKTLAENAGLESIDILVGLRAAHEKKNGHLMGVDVFKGEIVDSYKNGVIEPMKVKEQAMKSAAEVAGMILRIDDVIASTKSAGGAPPGGMPEGY from the coding sequence ATGGCATATTTGACTACTCAAGGTGGACAACCTGTTCTTATTCTTAAAGAAGGAACCTCCCGTAAACGCGGAAAAGAGGCGCAATCCAACAACATCACTGCTGCAAAAGTTATTGCAGAAGTTTTGCGGACAACTCTGGGACCACGCGGAATGGATAAAATGCTTATTGACGGTTTAGGTGACATAACCATAACTAACGACGGGGCATCAATACTAGACGAAATTGATGTTCAGCATCCTGCCGCTAAAATGATGGTTGAAATCGCAAAAACACAGGATGACATGGTTGGCGATGGAACTACTACATCTGTAATTTTGGCTGGAGAGCTATTGCGCAAAGCAGAAGAGCTACTGGCTCAGAATATTCACCCAACAGTAATTGTAAGAGGCTACCGAAAAGCAGTTGACGAAGCTGTAAAAGTTTTAGGGAACCTAGCAATCAACGTAAGCATTGATGACCGTGAAACCCTCAAGAAAGTTTCACTTACTTCAATGGGCAGCAAAGCTGTTGGTGATGCAAGCAGTCACCTTTCGGACATAACCATCGATGCAGTCAAAATGATTGCAGAGAAACGTGGTGACAAAACAATAGCTGATATTGACAACATTCAACGCGTGAAAAAGGTTGGAAAAAGCCTATTTGACACTCAACTAATCAAAGGCATAGTTATCGACAAAGAAATCGTTCACGCTGGTATGCCTAAACGTGTTGAAAACGCCAAGATTGCTCTTGTTAACTCTCCGATAGAAGTAGAAAAAACTGAATTTTCTTCTGAAATCAGAATCAGTGACCCAACTCAAATGCAAGCCTTCTTGGACAAAGAAACCTTAATGATCAAAGAAATGGTCGCAAAAGTCAAAGCCTCTGGTGCAACTGTTCTTTTCTGTCAGAAAGGAATCGACGATATGGCTCAACATTTCTTGGCAAAACAAGGAATCATGGCAGCCCGTCGTGTAAAACAATCTGACATGGAAAAACTCTCTCGGGCAACTGGTGGAAAAATTACCAATAAACTTGACGACCTAACTAAAAAAGATCTAGGCGAAGCTGGACTAGTAGAAGAGCGCAAAGTTGGAGATGACAAAATGATTTTTGTCGAACAATGCAAAGAACCCCGTTCAGTTGCGATTCTTATTCGTGCAGGTCTAGAACGAATGGTTGACGAAGCCGACCGCGCAATGAACGATGCATTGTGTGTAGTTGCTGATGTTGTTCAGGACAAATCTATTGTTGCTGGTGGCGGCGCTACCGAAGCTGAAATCGCTAAAGCCCTTCGAGCTTTTGCTACAAAAGTAGGCGGCAGGGAGCAACTAGCAATCGAAGCATTTGCTGAATCTTTGGAGATTGTGCCTAAAACTTTGGCTGAAAACGCTGGTCTAGAATCCATTGACATTCTTGTTGGGTTGCGAGCAGCTCACGAAAAGAAGAACGGTCACCTAATGGGTGTTGACGTCTTCAAGGGCGAAATCGTTGATAGCTACAAGAATGGCGTTATTGAACCAATGAAAGTCAAAGAACAAGCAATGAAATCTGCCGCAGAAGTTGCAGGCATGATTTTAAGAATCGATGACGTCATTGCTTCAACCAAATCCGCAGGCGGAGCTCCTCCTGGCGGAATGCCTGAAGGCTATTAA
- a CDS encoding NifU family protein yields the protein MSEPIEERVKKALEQVRPQLQADGGDIEYVGFDNGIVKVKLKGSCNGCPMSAMTLQWGVENFLKKQISEVKKVEAVQ from the coding sequence ATGAGTGAACCCATAGAAGAACGCGTAAAAAAGGCTCTGGAACAAGTAAGACCACAACTGCAAGCTGACGGCGGCGATATAGAATACGTTGGATTCGACAACGGCATCGTAAAAGTAAAACTTAAAGGCTCATGCAATGGATGCCCAATGTCTGCTATGACCTTACAATGGGGCGTTGAAAACTTTCTCAAAAAACAGATATCTGAAGTAAAGAAAGTAGAAGCTGTTCAATAA
- a CDS encoding zinc metalloprotease HtpX — MNLWKLRLSLIGTVAAIIGLSTLFFTVILSLAGVSILLLPFIVVVFNIIQWLIAPYLIGAMYRTKEVTPSEDPALYNMVERLSQKSKIKTPKLMKAKMDIPNAFAYGSPLTGSRVAVTTGLLETLDADEVEAVIGHELGHLKHRDVQVMMFVSILPAIFYYIGYSMLLSSMYNRRDRDNGGAAIIGLVSILLYWVLTLFTLYLSRIREYYADRHSVSIVDDGANKLSEGLAKIVNSTSNLRNRRQQTKSAGGSSSFKALFISDPDRSEVDAAELRYLGGSMGDRKLVEEVLRRKISTFDKIMEVFSTHPNIVKRLRALQQLD; from the coding sequence GTGAATTTGTGGAAACTTAGACTTTCCTTAATCGGAACTGTAGCAGCAATAATAGGGTTGTCTACGCTTTTTTTCACTGTTATTTTGTCTTTGGCAGGCGTTAGTATCCTGTTACTGCCTTTCATTGTTGTTGTTTTCAACATCATACAATGGCTTATTGCGCCTTATCTAATTGGGGCGATGTACCGAACAAAAGAAGTAACTCCATCAGAAGACCCCGCCCTCTATAATATGGTGGAACGTTTAAGTCAAAAAAGCAAAATCAAAACCCCCAAACTAATGAAAGCAAAAATGGACATTCCTAACGCTTTTGCTTATGGTTCACCCCTTACAGGAAGCAGGGTTGCAGTAACAACAGGGCTTTTAGAAACCCTAGACGCCGACGAAGTAGAAGCAGTAATCGGACACGAACTTGGGCACCTCAAACACCGAGACGTCCAAGTCATGATGTTTGTTTCCATACTTCCTGCAATCTTTTACTACATTGGCTATTCCATGCTTCTTTCTTCCATGTACAACCGCAGAGACCGCGACAACGGAGGTGCGGCAATCATTGGACTTGTAAGCATCTTGCTGTATTGGGTACTTACTTTGTTTACCCTTTACTTGAGCAGAATCCGAGAATACTATGCAGACCGCCACAGTGTTTCAATTGTTGATGACGGTGCAAACAAGCTTTCTGAAGGCCTAGCAAAGATAGTAAACTCCACAAGCAACCTAAGAAACAGACGCCAACAAACTAAAAGTGCTGGAGGATCAAGCTCCTTTAAGGCCTTGTTCATTTCGGACCCTGACCGTTCTGAAGTAGATGCAGCAGAATTGCGATATCTTGGTGGCAGTATGGGGGACAGAAAACTTGTTGAAGAAGTCTTGCGAAGAAAAATAAGTACCTTTGACAAGATTATGGAAGTTTTCTCAACTCATCCCAACATAGTGAAACGTTTACGTGCATTACAACAACTGGACTAG
- the rtcA gene encoding RNA 3'-terminal phosphate cyclase, whose product MLQIDGSQKSGSGTILRLSVALSAITQQPLHIQNIRHNRKQPGLRPQHLESVITAAKLCNAQTKGAELGSDELWFKPGSIAGGEITAEIGTTGSISMLMLTVLPICAYAKQPIKINVKNGGTDVRYAPTINYMKHVLLPVLEQMGLKADITVKKYGYYPKGMGEASLEVTPCSNLKPINLTKSGKITKIEGISVCTFLEKQKVAQRQAEKATKVLERHGYKTNIQVVNDKSNQFQKGSSIALWAKTDTGALLGADAIGERRKTSEAVGKEAAENLLKELKMNAVVDVHLGDMLVPYIGLADGASAYLVREITDHIESNVWLTEKILGAKFQIIKSANGFLVQKTEKS is encoded by the coding sequence ATGTTACAAATCGACGGCAGCCAAAAAAGCGGCAGCGGAACCATACTAAGATTATCAGTTGCTTTATCCGCCATTACCCAACAACCCTTACATATCCAAAACATCCGTCATAACCGAAAACAACCCGGACTACGTCCCCAACACCTAGAATCAGTAATTACTGCAGCAAAACTATGTAATGCACAAACCAAAGGAGCAGAACTGGGTTCTGACGAATTGTGGTTCAAACCAGGCTCCATCGCAGGAGGAGAGATAACTGCAGAAATTGGAACCACTGGAAGCATCTCCATGCTCATGTTAACAGTTTTACCCATATGTGCCTATGCAAAACAGCCAATCAAAATAAATGTTAAAAACGGCGGAACCGATGTTCGGTACGCTCCTACAATCAATTACATGAAACATGTTTTGTTACCTGTCCTTGAACAGATGGGACTAAAAGCCGACATAACCGTCAAAAAATATGGATACTACCCCAAAGGCATGGGCGAAGCCAGTTTAGAGGTAACACCTTGCTCGAACCTAAAACCAATAAACCTAACCAAATCTGGCAAAATAACCAAAATTGAAGGAATATCTGTTTGCACTTTTTTGGAAAAACAAAAGGTTGCCCAAAGGCAAGCTGAAAAAGCCACGAAGGTTCTTGAACGTCATGGTTACAAAACAAACATCCAAGTAGTTAACGACAAATCCAACCAGTTCCAGAAAGGCAGCTCCATAGCCTTGTGGGCAAAAACAGATACCGGCGCATTGCTTGGGGCAGATGCTATTGGAGAACGAAGAAAAACCAGTGAAGCGGTCGGGAAAGAAGCTGCTGAAAATCTTCTAAAGGAGCTTAAAATGAATGCCGTTGTGGATGTTCATCTGGGGGATATGCTTGTGCCGTACATTGGTTTAGCTGATGGGGCTTCAGCTTATTTGGTTCGTGAAATAACTGATCACATAGAGTCTAATGTCTGGTTGACTGAAAAGATTCTTGGAGCTAAATTTCAAATTATTAAATCAGCAAATGGTTTTTTGGTTCAAAAAACTGAAAAAAGTTAA
- a CDS encoding molybdopterin-dependent oxidoreductase has product MKKQLTTVLMLFGLVLTFVVNPIDVTYATSTDLGEVEIREYEGENLSSINAFRENSIKGPQHVDNETYRLSISGLVENELQFTYDEIINGFESYKKVVTLFCVEGWRATILWEGVLIEDLLKDANVDPNATTVMFFAHDGYSTSLSLDYILDNHIMIAYKMNNVTLPPERGYPFQLVAESKWGYKWIKWVTGIALSDNENFRGFWERAGYAIGGDLDEPYLQPFDPRGEIPEFSTLAIPIVITAGLIVIVARKKYSHKLAKQ; this is encoded by the coding sequence ATGAAAAAACAATTAACCACAGTTTTAATGCTATTCGGATTAGTTTTAACATTTGTAGTTAACCCCATTGATGTAACATATGCAACATCAACTGACCTTGGCGAGGTTGAAATCAGAGAATATGAAGGAGAAAACCTTTCGTCAATTAACGCTTTTAGAGAAAACTCAATCAAAGGTCCACAGCATGTAGATAACGAAACTTACCGCCTATCAATTAGCGGTTTAGTTGAGAACGAACTGCAATTTACCTACGATGAAATAATAAACGGCTTTGAAAGTTACAAAAAAGTTGTCACCCTATTCTGTGTAGAAGGTTGGAGGGCCACCATTCTTTGGGAAGGAGTTCTTATCGAAGATTTGCTAAAAGATGCCAATGTTGACCCCAATGCGACCACGGTGATGTTTTTTGCCCATGATGGATATTCTACTTCATTGTCGCTGGATTATATACTAGACAATCACATAATGATCGCATACAAAATGAACAACGTGACTCTTCCGCCTGAACGGGGATATCCATTCCAGTTAGTTGCAGAGAGCAAATGGGGATACAAATGGATAAAATGGGTAACTGGAATTGCTTTATCAGATAACGAAAACTTCAGAGGATTTTGGGAACGAGCCGGCTACGCCATCGGCGGAGATCTAGATGAGCCATATTTGCAGCCTTTTGACCCCCGAGGAGAAATCCCAGAATTTTCAACGCTAGCCATACCTATAGTAATCACAGCAGGATTGATTGTCATAGTTGCCCGAAAAAAGTATTCACACAAACTAGCCAAACAATAA
- a CDS encoding Lrp/AsnC ligand binding domain-containing protein: protein MAVSAYVLVTLNPGSEKNILEKIADFKEVTQVNMTYGEYDALVLVESETLAQLNNFLTDELRVLPDIFQTATLIVAKTHQSPK from the coding sequence ATGGCAGTCTCAGCATATGTGTTAGTTACGCTGAATCCAGGCAGCGAAAAAAACATACTCGAAAAAATTGCAGACTTTAAAGAAGTCACCCAAGTAAACATGACCTACGGCGAATACGACGCCTTAGTATTAGTAGAATCAGAAACACTCGCCCAACTAAACAACTTCCTAACCGACGAACTACGAGTACTACCAGACATCTTCCAAACAGCAACCCTAATCGTAGCAAAAACCCACCAAAGCCCAAAATAA
- the cgi121 gene encoding KEOPS complex subunit Cgi121: MTSKSLGTQIGIVGFSGTKIGNVTVFLERFKEKKGNATIQLFDAKNIAGPQHLYFAAVNALNAFAKKTNISNNIEVECLLFASTQRQITKAVDLLGLKKSTSEIAALILAENESQKNCAIQLVTDLIPGKRDDTILVLTPEKIEHIKNLYEISELEFEACYKTEDTDEETLVDLVIERMALLVTKS; encoded by the coding sequence TTGACCAGCAAATCATTAGGAACACAAATTGGCATCGTAGGTTTTAGTGGAACCAAAATTGGAAATGTTACTGTTTTTCTTGAACGATTCAAAGAAAAAAAAGGCAACGCAACAATCCAACTTTTTGATGCAAAAAACATAGCAGGTCCTCAGCATTTGTATTTTGCTGCGGTAAATGCGTTGAATGCATTTGCTAAAAAAACTAACATTTCAAACAATATCGAAGTTGAATGCTTACTTTTCGCTTCTACTCAACGACAAATAACAAAAGCAGTAGACTTGTTAGGTCTGAAAAAAAGCACTTCAGAAATTGCAGCCCTTATCCTTGCAGAAAACGAATCTCAAAAAAACTGCGCCATTCAGTTAGTAACAGATTTAATCCCCGGAAAACGAGACGACACCATACTAGTTTTAACGCCTGAGAAAATTGAACACATCAAAAACTTGTATGAAATTTCTGAACTGGAGTTTGAAGCTTGTTATAAAACAGAAGACACTGACGAAGAAACCCTAGTTGATTTAGTTATTGAACGA
- a CDS encoding NFYB/HAP3 family transcription factor subunit: MKHPELSVAPMHRICKKAGASRVSEAAAKVLAKELDEIGVKIAKEAIDYAMHAGRKTVKEEDIEIAAKKVLEK, from the coding sequence ATGAAACATCCTGAATTATCTGTGGCTCCAATGCACAGAATCTGCAAAAAGGCAGGCGCAAGCCGAGTAAGTGAAGCCGCTGCAAAAGTCTTGGCAAAAGAACTTGATGAAATTGGCGTTAAAATTGCTAAAGAAGCAATTGACTATGCTATGCATGCTGGAAGAAAAACAGTCAAAGAAGAAGACATAGAAATCGCTGCGAAAAAAGTTTTAGAAAAATAG
- a CDS encoding ROK family protein has translation MTQEVIEPLTFGVDIGGTKANVVLVDACGQLLFSHKSLIPVSKEPDQVLKHVMNEMNYCLDKTGYEASAFGLGVAAQVDSEGFVFGSPNLGWQNFSLTRKLESLIDLPVFVTNDVRAATWAEWRYGAGKGLDDLAVIFVGTGIGGGVVANGQLLFGCNNSGAELGHITLVYEGRKCRCPNKGCLEAYAGGWAIAERAQEVVKKNPEKGKFLLSLAGAVENITSATVAQAFHENDPLANLLVEETGKFLAAGVVSVVNAFNPCCLVFGGGVIEGIPELVGIVKQELPSRALMSAVTNLKIVKAKLGNNAGAIGAADLAQKLVV, from the coding sequence ATGACCCAAGAAGTAATTGAACCCCTAACCTTTGGTGTTGACATTGGAGGCACCAAGGCTAATGTTGTTTTGGTGGATGCTTGTGGTCAATTATTGTTTTCTCACAAGTCTTTGATTCCTGTCTCAAAGGAACCAGATCAAGTTCTCAAGCATGTAATGAACGAAATGAATTACTGCCTTGACAAAACAGGTTACGAAGCTAGTGCTTTTGGTCTTGGGGTTGCTGCCCAAGTTGACTCTGAGGGCTTTGTTTTTGGTTCTCCAAATTTAGGTTGGCAAAATTTTTCTTTAACCCGTAAACTGGAATCGTTGATTGATTTGCCTGTATTTGTAACGAATGATGTTCGGGCGGCTACTTGGGCGGAGTGGCGTTACGGTGCAGGAAAAGGCCTGGATGATTTAGCTGTTATTTTTGTTGGAACCGGAATTGGGGGTGGCGTAGTAGCTAATGGGCAACTTTTGTTTGGATGCAACAACAGTGGAGCCGAGCTTGGACACATTACTCTTGTTTATGAGGGGCGGAAATGTCGTTGTCCTAACAAGGGTTGTTTAGAAGCCTATGCTGGAGGGTGGGCAATTGCTGAACGCGCCCAAGAAGTAGTTAAAAAAAATCCTGAGAAAGGCAAGTTTTTGTTGTCATTGGCTGGCGCTGTAGAAAACATTACTTCTGCTACGGTTGCTCAGGCTTTTCATGAAAACGACCCCCTAGCAAATTTGTTGGTTGAGGAAACGGGCAAGTTTTTGGCTGCGGGAGTGGTTAGTGTGGTTAATGCGTTTAATCCTTGTTGTCTTGTTTTTGGTGGGGGCGTTATTGAAGGAATTCCAGAACTTGTGGGCATAGTCAAACAAGAGCTCCCTAGTAGGGCGTTAATGTCTGCGGTCACTAACCTAAAGATTGTGAAAGCAAAGTTAGGCAACAACGCGGGGGCGATTGGGGCTGCTGATTTGGCGCAAAAACTGGTTGTTTAA
- a CDS encoding phosphoribosyltransferase, whose product MNEPKKEQSNKFLLRDLQLKVLSWNQIYGSLIELATVIKNSNFVPDLIIGVSRGGWVPARIFSDLLENSNLYSVATKFYTGVNETKQEPTITQELYGSVDRKKVLLVDDLVDSGKSLQLVILYLHSKGASAVKTVTLYRKPWSVVVPDYCFEETKAWVVFPWDQTETIRNVFEKFKTSENTVTEIKEKLISVGLNKKIIDQTYGEMH is encoded by the coding sequence ATGAACGAACCCAAAAAAGAACAATCTAACAAATTTCTCCTAAGGGATTTGCAACTTAAAGTTTTGTCATGGAATCAAATCTACGGTTCACTAATTGAGCTTGCAACAGTAATTAAAAACAGTAATTTTGTGCCTGATTTAATTATAGGCGTTTCCCGAGGCGGTTGGGTTCCCGCTCGGATTTTTTCTGATTTGTTGGAAAACTCGAACTTGTATAGTGTTGCAACAAAATTTTACACTGGAGTGAATGAGACAAAACAAGAGCCTACAATTACGCAAGAACTATATGGTTCAGTTGACCGCAAAAAAGTTCTTTTGGTTGATGACTTGGTGGATTCAGGTAAAAGCCTTCAGCTAGTAATTTTGTATTTGCACAGTAAGGGTGCATCCGCGGTCAAAACTGTAACTCTTTATCGCAAACCTTGGAGTGTTGTTGTTCCAGATTACTGTTTTGAAGAAACTAAGGCTTGGGTTGTTTTTCCCTGGGACCAAACAGAAACCATCAGAAACGTGTTTGAAAAATTCAAAACTTCAGAAAACACTGTTACAGAAATTAAAGAAAAACTGATTAGCGTCGGGTTAAACAAGAAAATTATTGATCAGACTTACGGGGAAATGCATTGA